One part of the Candidatus Ozemobacteraceae bacterium genome encodes these proteins:
- a CDS encoding prepilin-type N-terminal cleavage/methylation domain-containing protein — protein MGRRRDGSRRRAITLLEVLIALTILSTVLLPIGMFLIEYLKGSSELGDYHQVMNILEEKMEQALALPYDALPAGVSKNIRLGKDFGEDGKRAAFLDLRPAQLGVQEVRFDLHVEVVPLEFSAVADPRTGRMERTSLDNSYKRLVLKATWGTAAPHTLDLVAYKADL, from the coding sequence ATGGGACGGAGACGGGACGGTTCGAGACGCAGGGCGATCACGTTGCTCGAGGTGTTGATCGCGCTGACGATCCTGTCCACCGTTCTGCTGCCCATCGGGATGTTCTTGATCGAGTATCTGAAGGGCAGCAGCGAACTCGGCGATTATCACCAGGTCATGAACATTCTCGAGGAAAAGATGGAACAGGCCCTGGCCCTGCCCTACGACGCCCTGCCGGCCGGCGTCTCGAAAAACATCCGCCTCGGAAAGGACTTCGGCGAAGACGGGAAACGCGCCGCCTTTCTCGACCTTCGTCCCGCCCAGCTCGGCGTCCAGGAGGTCAGATTCGATCTGCATGTCGAAGTGGTGCCGCTCGAGTTTTCCGCCGTTGCCGATCCCCGCACGGGGCGGATGGAGCGGACCAGTCTCGATAACTCGTACAAACGCCTCGTTCTGAAAGCGACGTGGGGGACCGCCGCCCCGCATACGCTCGATCTCGTCGCATACAAGGCCGATCTGTGA